One Archangium violaceum genomic window, GCCCGGCAAGCCGCCCCGCATCTCCTTCGATCCCCGCCTGAAGGACGATCCCGAGACGTGGCAGTTCGTGCAGGTGCGGCTGTCGGCGGAGCACCCGGCGGCGGTGGCGGTGCGCCGGGCCCGCGGCCTGCCCCTGACGGTGCGGTGCCAGCGGACCGTGCCGCTGGCAGGGGAGGGGCCTCCCTGGTTCGTCACGGGCTCCTGATCAGGGGCCGACCTCGGGGCACCAGCGGACGATCTCCTCGCGCAGCGCCGCCAGCAATGGCTCGCGGGCGGTGCGCATGAAGAAGTGCTTGCCGGGGAAGTGGCGGAAGCGGAACTCGCCCGTCGTCAGCTCGCGCCAGTACTCGAGCTCGGAGAGCGGGACGTGCGGATCCTCGAGCGCCCCGAAGGCCGAGAGCGGGCAGCGCACCGGCACCGCGGGGAGCATGCCATCCGCGATGGAGAAGTCGGCGCGCAGGGACGGCAGGATCATCTCCAACAGCTCCTTGTGGGCGAAGACCTCGGCGGGCGTGCCCTCGTACTTGCGGAGCAGCTCGACGAAGGCCGCGTCATCGAGCGCATCACGGGACTCGCGGGCGCGGTGGGGTGCCCCCGCGGCGGCCATCACCATCCCGAGCGGCAGCGGCGCGCCGCGGACCTGCCAGCGCTGCGCGAGCGCCAGGGCGATCCGCGTGCCCATGCTGTAGCCGAAGAAGACGAAGGGCTTGTCCAGCAGTGGGGCCAGCGCCGGCTCGAGCGCATCCAGGAGCGGGGGGATCTGCCGGAAGGGCGGCTCCATGATGCGACGCTCACGGCCCGGAAGCTGGACGGAGACCAGCTCGACACCCGCCGGGAGCGCCGCGCCCCAGCCGTTGTAGACGGAGGCGCCTCCGCCCGCGTACGGGAAGCAGAACACCCGCAGGCGTGCGTTGGGGAGTGGCTGCCGGGTGGGGAACCAGGGATTCGTGGAGGGGTTCGCGGGACGCATGTCCCTGCATCTAGCACGGAGCGTCAAACCAGGAACGGGGGACGAGCACCCAGGCGCGGTCGCGAGACTCTAGTACGAGCCCACGAGTGCCTCGCCGCCGAGCGTTGCCGCCCTTGTTACCCACATGACAACATTGGGGGGCCTCCCCCCACCCATTTTCTCAGGGGATGGAGCACCTCCTCCAGATGACCGCCGCCGAGCCCCAGGAACCCGTGTCCCTTCCGCTGTCCCATGGTCAGCGGGCCTTGTGGTTCCTGCACCAGAGCGCGCCCGGGAGCGCCGCCTACAACCTCGCGTTCTCCGCGCGGACCCGCCCGCTGTTGGACGCCGTGGCACTGCGGCGGGCCAGCCAGTCACTGATGGACCGGCACCCCATTCTGCGCACCGTCTTCGTGGAGCGCTCCGAAGGCCCCGTGCAGGAGGTGCGCTCCGGCGTCGTCATCCCCTTCGAGGAGCTGGACGCGTCCGGCTGGAGCGAGGCGGCGCTGGAGTCCTGGTTGGTGGAGCGCTACCAGCGTCCGTTCGAGCTGGCACGGGGGCCCCTGCTGCGCATCCATCTGCTGCGGCGCGGGGAGGAGTCCCTGTTGCTGCTCGTGGTGCATCACATCGTCATCGACTTCCCGTCGCTGGTGGAGCTGATGCACGAGCTGGGTGGGCTGTACGCCGCCGAGACGCGCGGAGAGGCGCCTCCCGCTCCGTGGACCGTCCGCCCCTACGCCGACTTCGTCCACTGGCAGGAGGAGCGCGCCAGCGGCGAGGAGGGAGAGCGTCATTGGGCCTACTGGAAGGAGGCGCTCGGCGGTGAGCTGCCCTCGATCGAGCTTCCGGTCGACCGTCCCTACCCACCGGTCCAGTCGCCCCGCGGCGACATCCTCCTGTTCGAGCTGTCCCCGGAGCTGTCCCGGGGAATCAAGGAGCTGGCCCGAGCGAACGGTGCCACGCTGTACAACACGCTGTTGAGCGCCTGGCAGGTGCTCCTGCACCGCTACTCGGGGCAGGAGGAGATCCTCGTGGGCACGCCCGCGTCCTGCCGCGGCCGCCGCACCGGGTTCGCCCAGACGCTGGGCTATTGCGTCAACCCGATCGTGCGCCGGGGCAGGCTGGAGGGGGATCCTCGCTTCTCCGAGGTCGTCGCCCAGGCGCGTGACAATGCCTCCGCCGCCGTTCCGCACCAGGAGTACCCCTTCGACGTCATCGTCGAGCGCTTGCAGGCCGCGCGCGCTCCGAGCCGGCCCGCGATCTTCCAGGTCGCCTTCGTGGTGCTCGGCTCGCAGCGCTACCCCCAGGCACTGCGCTTCACCCAGGGCCTCCCCGGCGGACATATCGAGTGGGGCGATGGGCGGGTGATGGAGTCGCTGCCCTTCCGGCAGGGCGTCACCCGCTTCGAGCTGGACCTGATGATGAGCGAGGAGGGGGAGCGGATCTTCGGTTACCTCCTCTACAACACCGACCTCTTCGATGACGCCACCGCCTGGCGGATGACGGGGCATTTGCGCGTGCTGCTGGAGGCCGTGGTCGCGGATCCCTCGCGGCGCATCTCCTCGCTGCCGGTGCTCACGGAGGAGGAGCGCGCCCAGCTCCTCCTGGCGTGGAACGACACCCGTCAGCCCGTGCCCGAGCCCACCTTCCCGCGCCGCTTCGAGGCCCAGGTGCGGCGCACGCCCGATGCCCTGGCCGTCTCCTTCGAGGACGTGTCGTGGACCTATGCGGAGCTGGACTCGCGGGCCAACCAGCTCGCGCACCACCTGCGCTCCCTGGGCGTGGGACCGGGCACCCGCGTGGGTCTGTCCGGCGAGCGTTCGCTCCAGATGCTCCAGGGCTTGCTGGCCATCCTCAAGGCAGGGGGCTCCTACGTGCCCCTGGATCCCTCCTTCCCCGAGGAGCGGCTCGCCTTCATGGTGGAGGATGCGCGGCTGCGTGTGCTCCTCTCCGGGCCCGCGCTGTTGGAGCGGCTCGGTGGCGCGGTGGAGGGGATGACGGTGGTGCGGCTCGACTTGGAGCGCGAGCTCGTGGGGCGACTGCCGGAGTCGGCTCCCGAGGGCAACCCCGGGCCGGACGACGTGGCGTATGTCCTCTTCACCTCGGGTTCCACCGGACGGCCCAAGGGCGTTCAGATCCAGCACCGCGCGCTGGCCCACTTCCTCCACGCCATGCGCCAGGAGCCGGGCCTGGAGCCCGGAGATGTGCTGCTCGCCGTCACCACGCTGTCCTTCGACATCGCGGGCCTGGAGCTGCTGCTGCCACTCACCGTCGGTGCGCGCGTGGACATCGCCCGCCGGGAGGTGGCCACGGATGGAGCCCGGCTGGTCGCGCGCATGGCCTCCATCGGCGCCACGGTGATGCAGGCCACGCCCACCACCTGGCGCCTGCTGCTGGACGCCGGCTGGAAGGGCCACCCGCAGTTGAAGATGCTCTGTGGCGGTGAGGCGCTCCCGCGCGATCTGGCCAACGCGCTGGTCCCATGTGGCGCCGGGCTGTGGAACCTCTACGGGCCCACCGAGACCACCATCTGGTCCATGGTGCACCGGGTGGATGTGGGGCAGGGGTCCGTCTCCATCGGGCGGCCCATCGCAAACACCCGGGTGTACGTGCTGGATCGTCATCAGCAGCCCGTTCCCGTGGGCGTTCCCGGCGAGCTGTACATCGGCGGCGAAGGCGTGGCCCTGGGTTACCTCCACCGGCCCGAGCTGACCGCCGAGCGTTTCGTGCCCGACCCCTTCCAGGAGGTGCCTCACGCTCGCATGTACCGCACGGGCGACCGGGTGCGCTGGCGCGTGGATGGGCGGATGGAGTTCCTCGGACGGATCGACCATCAGGTGAAGGTGCGCGGCTTCCGCATCGAGCTCGGGGAGATCGAGTCCGTGTTGCGCCAGCACCCGGCGGTGCGTGATGCCGTGGCGGTGGCGCGCGAGCTCTCCCCGGGCGATCAGCGTCTGCTCGCCTACGTGGCCATGCAGCCGGATGCCGCCGTCGAGGAGTCGCAGCGGCTGCGCACCGAGCAGGTCGATCAGTGGCGCACCGTCTGGAGCGAGATCTACCGCGAGGGTGCCGGGACGGGGCAGGGCTCGCGGGATCCGGACTTCGACATCTCCGGGTGGAGCAGCAGCTACACCGGCCAGCCCATCCCCGCCGAGGAGATGCGCGAGTGGGTGGAGACCACCGCCGCGGACATCCTCGCGCTGAAGCCGAAGCGGGTGCTGGAGCTCGGCTTCGGCAGTGGCATGGTGCTCTTCCGCGTGGCGCCCTCGTGCGAGCGGTACGTGGCCGCGGACTTCTCGGCGGCGGCGGTGGAGAACGTACGGCGGGGGGTGGAGGCGCGCGGGCTGTCCCAGGTGACGCTGCTGCAGCGGGCGGCCGACGATTTCTCGGGCATCGAGCCGGGCTCGTTCGACCTCGTCATCATCAACTCGGTCGTCCAGTACTTCCCCAGCGCCGAGTACCTGCGCACCGTGCTCGCGGGCGCGGTGGTCGCGGTGCGTCCGGGCGGCGCCGTCTTCGTGGGTGACGTGCGGAGCCTGCCGCTGCTGGAGGCCTTCCACACCTCGGTGCAGCTCCACCAGTCCGCGCCCACGCTCTCCCGGGCCGAGTTGCTCCAGCAGGTGCGCAAGGCGGTGGCCCAAGAGGAGGAGCTGGTCCTCGCGCCCGGGTTCTTCCTGGCGTTGCGACGGGAGTTGCCGCGCATCGGCCGCGTGGACATCACCCCCCGGCGCGGGCGCCTCCTCAACGAGATGAGCCGCTTCCGCTACCAGGCCGTCCTGCGCGTGGGCGAGGTGCCCCCGGCGGCGCGGGCCTCGTGGACGGATTGGGAGGAGGCGTGGACGCCGGAGGCCATCCGTCAGCACCTGGAGCGCGAGGCCCCGGAGGCATGGGGTTTGCGTGGCGTGCGCAACGGCCGGCTGGAGCAGGAGGTGCGAACGCTCCAGTGGATGGAGGCCGGTGGTGCCGGCACGGTGGGCGAGTGGCGGGCGGAGCTCGCGGCCCACGTGCCCGTGGGCGTGGATCCAGAGGCACTGTGGCGGCTCGGTGAGTCGCTGGGCTACTCGGTCGCGCCGGGCTGGAGCCGCCATGGCTCTGACGGCCGCTACGATGTCGTCTTCTGGCGCGGTGCCGCCGAGCCGGAGCGCGTGCCTCCCGGGGTCGAAGTGGACCCCGAGGGTGGGGTGCTCGCCAATCAGCCGCTGCTGACCCGGCGCACCCGTCTCCTCGGGCCCGAGCTCCGCGCCTTCCTCAAGGAGCGGCTCCCCGAGTACATGGTGCCGTCGTCGCTCACCGTGCTCGAGGCGCTTCCACTCACGCCCAACGGCAAGGTGGATCGCAAGGCGCTGCCAGAGCCCGAAGGGCTTCGTTCGGGCCGCCAGGCCATCGTCGACGCGCCCCGCTCGGACGTGGAGAAGGCCATTGGCGCCATCTGGCGCGAGGTGCTCCACCTGGAGCAGGTGGGCCTGCACGACAACTTCTTCGAGCTCGGGGGGCACTCGCTGCTGCTCGCCCAGGTGCGCGTGCGGCTGCGCGAGGTGCTCGGCAAGGAGCTTCCCGTCACCGAGCTCTTCCAGCACCCCACCATCAGCGCCCTCGCGCGTCACCTGTCCGGCCCCGGTGCGGGTCCCGAGGCGCGTCAGCCCGTGAGCGCGCCCGTGCCACGGCGCTCGGACGGGGAGTTGGCGCCCATCGCCATCGTCGGCATGGCGGGCCGCTTCCCTGGCGCTCGAGACGTGGACGAGTTCTGGCGCAACCTCCGCGAGGGGGTGGAGTCCATCCGCTTCTACTCGCCCGAGGAGCTGGTGGCGCTCGGGGCGGATCCGGCGCTGGCGCGCGATCCGTCCTTCATCCGCGCGGCCTCGTCCCTGGAGGGCGTGGAGCAGTTCGACGCCGGGCTCTTCGGCTACTCGCCTCGCGAGGCGGAGCTGATGGACCCGCAGCACCGCCTCTTCCTGGAGTGCGCCTGGGAGGCCCTGGAGGTCGCGGGTTACAGCCCGAGGACCCGTCAGGGCGCTTCCGTGGGAGTGTTCGCTGGCCTCGCGCCCAATGGCTATCTGCCCTTCGCCCACCTGCTGGGCAACCTCCGCTCCGAGGTGCTGCCCCGCTTCGTGGCCGGCTCGGCGGACTTCCTCGCCACGCGTGTCTCCTACAAGCTGAACCTCCGCGGTCCCAGCCTCACGCTGCAGACGGCCTGCTCCACCTCGCTCGTGGCCGTCCACCTGGCCTGCCAGTCGCTGCGCTCCGGGGAGTGCGGCATGGCCCTGGCCGGTGGTGTCTCGGTGAAGGTGGCTCGCGTGCCGGGCTACTTCCACCAGGAGGGCGGCATCGCCTCGCCGGACGGGCACTGCCGCGCCTTCGATGCGCGGGGGCAGGGCACCCTCTTCGGCAACGGCATGGGCCTCGTCGTCCTCAAGCGACTGTCGGATGCGCTCGCCGATGGGGACAGGATTCACGCCGTCATCCGCGGCACCGCCATCAACAACGATGGCTCCGCCAAGGTGGGCTTCACCGCCCCCAGCGTGGACAGCCAGGCCGAGGTCGTCTCCCGCGCGCTCGCCGCCGCCGGGGTGGGGCCGGAGACCATCGGCTACGTCGAGGCCCATGGCACCGCCACGCCCCTGGGAGATCCCATCGAGGTCGCCGCGCTCCGGCAGGCCTTCGGGCCTCACGTGCGCGAGCGCTCCTGTGCGCTCGGCTCGGTGAAGACGAACATCGGCCACCTGGATGCCGCCGCGGGCATCGCCTCGCTCATCAAGGCCGTGCTCGCGCTGGAGCACCGGCAGCTTCCCCCGAGCCTCCACTTCCAGACGCCCAACCCGGAGATCGACTTCGAGCGCGGGCCCTTCTACGTCAACACCGCGCTGGCCGAGTGGCCCTCGAACGGCGGGCCTCGCCGCGCCGGGGTGAGTGCGTTCGGCTTCGGCGGGACCAACGCGCACGCGGTGCTGGAGGAGGCTCCCGCCGCCCCGCCTGTTCGTTCCGAGGGTCCAGAACGCCCGCTGCATGTGCTGCCCCTGTCGGCCCGGGATGAGAAGGCGCTCGGGATGCTCGCGGAGCGATACGCGGAGTACCTCGCGAAGGAGCCCGCTTCGTTGCCGGACGTGTGCTTCACCGCGGGCGCCGGACGTACGCACCTCGGTCAGCGCGTGGCCCTCGTGGCCGACTCGCATGCACAGCTCCGCGAGCGGCTCGAGGCCTTCCGCGCGGGGCGGACCGGGGCGGGGGTGTACTCGGGCCGGGTTCGCGAGGAGGGTCCGCCCAAGGTGGCCTTCCTCTTCACGGGCCAGGGCAGCCAGTACGTGGGCATGGGGCGCGAGCTGTACGCGTCTCAGCCGGTGTTCCGCCAGGCGCTGGACAGGTGCGACGCGTTGCTGCGCCCCCACCTCGAGCGCCCGCTGCTGTCGGTGCTCTTCCCGCCCGAAGGGGAGCCGGGCTCGTTGCTCGACGAGACGGGTTACACGCAGCCGGCGTTGTTCTCGCTGGAGTATGCGCTGGCGGAGCTGTGGCGCTCGTGGGGCGTGGAGCCGCACGCGGTGCTGGGTCACAGCGTGGGCGAGTACGTGGCGGCGTGCGTGGCCGGAGTGTTCAGCCTGGAGGAGGGGCTGAAGCTGATCGCCGAGCGCGCGCGTTTGATGCAGTCGCTGCCTCGAGACGGGGAGATGGCGGCCATCTTCGCCGAGGAGGCGAGGGTGGCCGAGGCGCTACGGCCCCACTCGCGGCAGGTGTCCATCGCCGCCATCAACGGTCCCACCGAGGTGGTCATCTCCGGCGCGCGCGCGGCGGTGCGGGCCGTGGTGGAGCGGCTGAGGAACGAGGGTGTCGAGTGCCGCTCGCTGCAGGTGTCGCACGCGTTCCACTCGCCGCTGCTGGAGCCGATGCTCGGCGGATTGGAGCGAGCGGCCTCGGGTGTGTCCTTCCGCGCCCCGCGCATCGAGCTCATCTCCAACCTCACGGGCCGTCCGGTGACGGGCCTGTCCGCCGAGTACCTGCGTCGTCACGCGCGCGAGCCGGTGCGCTTCCTCGACAGCCTGCGCGCCCTGCGCGAGAGCGGCGTGACGGTGTTCGTGGAGATCGGCCCCCAGCCGACGCTGTCGGGGTTGGGGCAGCGCGGTCTTCCGGAGCTCCAGGCGGCGTGGCTGCCCTCGCTGCGCAAGGGCCGGGACGACTGGCGGGCGATGCTCGAGACGCTGGCCTCGCTCTACACGCGCGGTGTGGAGGTGGACTGGGCGGGGTTCGAGCGGGGCTACTCTCGCCGCCGCGTGAAGCTGCCCACCTACGCCTTCCAGCGGCGCCGCTACTGGGTGGAGCCGGCCGAGCTGGAGGCTCGGATCGAAGGAGCTCGGGTGGAGCCGTCGGTGCCCTCCGTGCTTCCGGGCAAGCGGCTTCGTTCCGCGGTGCCCCTCTTCGAGGCGCGACTGGAGGCGGGCTCGAAGCCGGTGCCTCCGGTGGCCTTCGCGGTGGCGGCCTTGGAGGCCGCGGAGTCCGTGCTCGGACGTGCCGCCTCGGTGGTGGAGGACCTGGAGATCCACGAGCCACTGGTCCTGGAGCGTGGGCCCCGCACCGTGCAGTCCGTGCTGACGAAGGAGGGGACGGGACAGGTGTCCTTCCGCATCTCCAGCAGTGGGGATGAGTCACCGGAGGCTCCGTGGTTGTTGCACGCCTCGGGCCGGGTGCGTGCCGGGCGTGCGGGCGCCGGAGCGGCCCAGGTGTCCGTCGCCGGGATTCGGGCACGTTGTTCGCGGGTGCACGGCTCCGTCTGGTCTCGGGAGGGTGAGGCCCTGGGCGAGCTGCCCGGTGGAACACTGACGGGTGCGGATGTCTCGTCCTGGCTGGAGACTTCCTTCCAGGTGCTCGCGGCGGCGTTGCCCGCGCATGTGGGAATGGCGGATGGGGCACTCTCCTTCGCTGGCGCCGAGCGCATCGCCCTCTTCGAGCGGAGCGCGGCCGTGCGGTGGGTCCGTGCCGTGGCTCGCGACGACGAGGAGCGTCCCTGTGGGGATCTTCAGTTCCTCGACGAGCGGGAGACGGTCGTGGCCGAGGTGTCCGGCCTGCGCTTGCGCCGTCTCGGAGCGGCCGAGGTCCGCGAGGAGTCGCCAGCGCTTCGCACCGAATGGCTGTGCGAGGTGGCGTGGCGACGACAGGAACTCGTGCCGTCCATGCCGGCCGCCGAGCGGGGAGGGGGCTGGCTGCTGCTGGCGGACGAGGGCGGTGTCGCCGAACGGTTGGCTTCACTGCTGTCCGCGCGAGGCGAGGCCGTGGTACGGGTCCGCCGGGGCTCGCGTTGTGAGCAGGTGGCCCCGGGCTCATGGACCGCGGATCCGCTCCGGGCCGAGGATCTCCAGCGGGTCGTGGCCGGAGCCTTCCCGGCTGGAGGCCCGCGGCTTCGTCGCGTGGTGTACCTGTGGGGCCTGGATGCGCACGAGCCAGAGCAGGCCGAGGCCCTCACGTGCGGTGGCTCGCTGCGGCTCGTGCAGGCGCTCGCGGGCAGCGGGGTGGATGCGCGGCTGTGGCTGGTGACGCGCGGAGCCTTCGCGGTGGAGCAGGGCGCACGGGTCGCCGCCTGGCAGGCGCCGCTGATCGGCCTGGGCCGGACCATCGCCCTGGAGCAGCCCTCGCTGTGGGGTGGCCTCGTGGACCTGGATGCGTCCTCGTCTCCGGGCGAGGCGGAGTCCCTGCTGGGGGTGGTGCTCGTCCCGGGCGGAGAGGACCAGGTGGCGCTGCGTGGAGCCGAGCGCCGGGTGCCTCGCGTGGTGCGCGGCGACCCCCGCCCCGGGGCACAGTGGAGCCCTCGAGCGGATGCGACGTACCTCGTCACCGGTGGCCTCGGTGCGCTCGGGTCGTGCGTGGCCCGGTGGCTGGTGGAGCGCGGCGCGCGGAACCTCGTGCTGGTGGGACGCAGTGGCGCTGGTGAGGCCGCTTCCAGCGCCCTCGAGTCACTGCGGGCTCGGGGTGCGCGGGTGGAGGTGGTTCGTGCCGACGTGTCCCGCGCGGACGAGGTCTCCCGGATGCTGGAGCACGTGCGCCAGGAGTGGCCGCCGCTTCGGGG contains:
- a CDS encoding non-ribosomal peptide synthetase/type I polyketide synthase: MTAAEPQEPVSLPLSHGQRALWFLHQSAPGSAAYNLAFSARTRPLLDAVALRRASQSLMDRHPILRTVFVERSEGPVQEVRSGVVIPFEELDASGWSEAALESWLVERYQRPFELARGPLLRIHLLRRGEESLLLLVVHHIVIDFPSLVELMHELGGLYAAETRGEAPPAPWTVRPYADFVHWQEERASGEEGERHWAYWKEALGGELPSIELPVDRPYPPVQSPRGDILLFELSPELSRGIKELARANGATLYNTLLSAWQVLLHRYSGQEEILVGTPASCRGRRTGFAQTLGYCVNPIVRRGRLEGDPRFSEVVAQARDNASAAVPHQEYPFDVIVERLQAARAPSRPAIFQVAFVVLGSQRYPQALRFTQGLPGGHIEWGDGRVMESLPFRQGVTRFELDLMMSEEGERIFGYLLYNTDLFDDATAWRMTGHLRVLLEAVVADPSRRISSLPVLTEEERAQLLLAWNDTRQPVPEPTFPRRFEAQVRRTPDALAVSFEDVSWTYAELDSRANQLAHHLRSLGVGPGTRVGLSGERSLQMLQGLLAILKAGGSYVPLDPSFPEERLAFMVEDARLRVLLSGPALLERLGGAVEGMTVVRLDLERELVGRLPESAPEGNPGPDDVAYVLFTSGSTGRPKGVQIQHRALAHFLHAMRQEPGLEPGDVLLAVTTLSFDIAGLELLLPLTVGARVDIARREVATDGARLVARMASIGATVMQATPTTWRLLLDAGWKGHPQLKMLCGGEALPRDLANALVPCGAGLWNLYGPTETTIWSMVHRVDVGQGSVSIGRPIANTRVYVLDRHQQPVPVGVPGELYIGGEGVALGYLHRPELTAERFVPDPFQEVPHARMYRTGDRVRWRVDGRMEFLGRIDHQVKVRGFRIELGEIESVLRQHPAVRDAVAVARELSPGDQRLLAYVAMQPDAAVEESQRLRTEQVDQWRTVWSEIYREGAGTGQGSRDPDFDISGWSSSYTGQPIPAEEMREWVETTAADILALKPKRVLELGFGSGMVLFRVAPSCERYVAADFSAAAVENVRRGVEARGLSQVTLLQRAADDFSGIEPGSFDLVIINSVVQYFPSAEYLRTVLAGAVVAVRPGGAVFVGDVRSLPLLEAFHTSVQLHQSAPTLSRAELLQQVRKAVAQEEELVLAPGFFLALRRELPRIGRVDITPRRGRLLNEMSRFRYQAVLRVGEVPPAARASWTDWEEAWTPEAIRQHLEREAPEAWGLRGVRNGRLEQEVRTLQWMEAGGAGTVGEWRAELAAHVPVGVDPEALWRLGESLGYSVAPGWSRHGSDGRYDVVFWRGAAEPERVPPGVEVDPEGGVLANQPLLTRRTRLLGPELRAFLKERLPEYMVPSSLTVLEALPLTPNGKVDRKALPEPEGLRSGRQAIVDAPRSDVEKAIGAIWREVLHLEQVGLHDNFFELGGHSLLLAQVRVRLREVLGKELPVTELFQHPTISALARHLSGPGAGPEARQPVSAPVPRRSDGELAPIAIVGMAGRFPGARDVDEFWRNLREGVESIRFYSPEELVALGADPALARDPSFIRAASSLEGVEQFDAGLFGYSPREAELMDPQHRLFLECAWEALEVAGYSPRTRQGASVGVFAGLAPNGYLPFAHLLGNLRSEVLPRFVAGSADFLATRVSYKLNLRGPSLTLQTACSTSLVAVHLACQSLRSGECGMALAGGVSVKVARVPGYFHQEGGIASPDGHCRAFDARGQGTLFGNGMGLVVLKRLSDALADGDRIHAVIRGTAINNDGSAKVGFTAPSVDSQAEVVSRALAAAGVGPETIGYVEAHGTATPLGDPIEVAALRQAFGPHVRERSCALGSVKTNIGHLDAAAGIASLIKAVLALEHRQLPPSLHFQTPNPEIDFERGPFYVNTALAEWPSNGGPRRAGVSAFGFGGTNAHAVLEEAPAAPPVRSEGPERPLHVLPLSARDEKALGMLAERYAEYLAKEPASLPDVCFTAGAGRTHLGQRVALVADSHAQLRERLEAFRAGRTGAGVYSGRVREEGPPKVAFLFTGQGSQYVGMGRELYASQPVFRQALDRCDALLRPHLERPLLSVLFPPEGEPGSLLDETGYTQPALFSLEYALAELWRSWGVEPHAVLGHSVGEYVAACVAGVFSLEEGLKLIAERARLMQSLPRDGEMAAIFAEEARVAEALRPHSRQVSIAAINGPTEVVISGARAAVRAVVERLRNEGVECRSLQVSHAFHSPLLEPMLGGLERAASGVSFRAPRIELISNLTGRPVTGLSAEYLRRHAREPVRFLDSLRALRESGVTVFVEIGPQPTLSGLGQRGLPELQAAWLPSLRKGRDDWRAMLETLASLYTRGVEVDWAGFERGYSRRRVKLPTYAFQRRRYWVEPAELEARIEGARVEPSVPSVLPGKRLRSAVPLFEARLEAGSKPVPPVAFAVAALEAAESVLGRAASVVEDLEIHEPLVLERGPRTVQSVLTKEGTGQVSFRISSSGDESPEAPWLLHASGRVRAGRAGAGAAQVSVAGIRARCSRVHGSVWSREGEALGELPGGTLTGADVSSWLETSFQVLAAALPAHVGMADGALSFAGAERIALFERSAAVRWVRAVARDDEERPCGDLQFLDERETVVAEVSGLRLRRLGAAEVREESPALRTEWLCEVAWRRQELVPSMPAAERGGGWLLLADEGGVAERLASLLSARGEAVVRVRRGSRCEQVAPGSWTADPLRAEDLQRVVAGAFPAGGPRLRRVVYLWGLDAHEPEQAEALTCGGSLRLVQALAGSGVDARLWLVTRGAFAVEQGARVAAWQAPLIGLGRTIALEQPSLWGGLVDLDASSSPGEAESLLGVVLVPGGEDQVALRGAERRVPRVVRGDPRPGAQWSPRADATYLVTGGLGALGSCVARWLVERGARNLVLVGRSGAGEAASSALESLRARGARVEVVRADVSRADEVSRMLEHVRQEWPPLRGVFHAAGVLDDGVLQGQDPARFHKVLAPKARGAWNLHTATRELPLDAFVLFSSGASLVGSPAQGSYAAANAFLDALAHQRRAEGLPALSIHWGPWADVGMMTTLDALARQRWKELGVGLIPPAEALALLGQLLAGAPAEIGVLPIDWARFAGVLGMTGPLLSELMRRPVATRSAEAPRLTLRQRLETAPVKERMDVAVSSLQRVVAELLKLDGGELPEPEQGLFALGLDSLMALELRNRLQTELERTLPSTLAFSFPNIIALATHLLQEFPPAVSAPESILDQAPGEVPESIEALSEGELADLLDAEVAAILEKRG
- a CDS encoding thioesterase II family protein, giving the protein MRPANPSTNPWFPTRQPLPNARLRVFCFPYAGGGASVYNGWGAALPAGVELVSVQLPGRERRIMEPPFRQIPPLLDALEPALAPLLDKPFVFFGYSMGTRIALALAQRWQVRGAPLPLGMVMAAAGAPHRARESRDALDDAAFVELLRKYEGTPAEVFAHKELLEMILPSLRADFSIADGMLPAVPVRCPLSAFGALEDPHVPLSELEYWRELTTGEFRFRHFPGKHFFMRTAREPLLAALREEIVRWCPEVGP